One Acetobacterium sp. KB-1 DNA segment encodes these proteins:
- the trpS gene encoding tryptophan--tRNA ligase, with translation MTIEAPVKKIVYSGIQPSGTFTIGNYFGAMKNWVTMQEDYRSLFCVVDLHAITMPQNPADLRRRTYESIALLLALGIDPEKSILYVQSMVPEHSELAWILNCSTYMGELSRMTQFKDKSQKQGENIRVGLFDYPVLMAADILLYQTDLVPVGNDQRQHVELARDIAIRFNQNFGNVFKVPEAYFGDSGARIMSLQEPGRKMSKSDENSNAFISLLDDSKTIVKKFKRAVTDSDMAVYHNREEKPGVSNLMEIYSCATGKNLEEITREFDGKGYGDFKLAVGETVADTLLPVQNEYHRLLGEKAYLEQIMHVHAEKASQIAWRTLSKVRKKVGFVTV, from the coding sequence ATGACAATAGAAGCACCCGTAAAAAAAATTGTATACAGTGGCATCCAACCATCGGGGACCTTTACCATCGGAAATTATTTTGGTGCCATGAAAAACTGGGTAACGATGCAGGAAGATTATCGTAGTCTTTTTTGTGTGGTGGATCTTCACGCCATCACCATGCCCCAAAACCCGGCCGATTTGCGCAGGCGGACCTACGAATCGATTGCGCTGCTGTTAGCCCTGGGTATTGATCCTGAAAAATCGATTCTTTATGTGCAGTCGATGGTGCCGGAGCATTCAGAATTGGCCTGGATTTTAAATTGTTCAACCTATATGGGCGAACTCAGCCGGATGACCCAGTTTAAAGATAAATCCCAAAAACAGGGGGAAAACATCCGGGTCGGTCTTTTTGACTATCCGGTGTTGATGGCTGCGGATATTCTTCTTTATCAAACCGATTTAGTCCCGGTCGGCAATGATCAGCGCCAACATGTCGAACTGGCCCGGGATATTGCCATACGTTTTAATCAGAATTTTGGCAATGTGTTTAAGGTGCCGGAAGCTTATTTTGGCGATTCTGGGGCGCGTATTATGAGTCTTCAGGAGCCGGGACGAAAGATGTCCAAATCAGATGAAAACAGCAATGCGTTTATCTCATTGCTGGATGACTCTAAAACGATTGTGAAAAAGTTTAAACGAGCAGTCACCGATTCGGATATGGCTGTTTATCATAATCGCGAAGAAAAACCCGGTGTTTCTAATTTAATGGAAATCTATTCTTGTGCCACCGGAAAAAACCTAGAAGAGATCACCCGTGAATTTGACGGCAAGGGTTATGGCGATTTCAAGCTGGCTGTCGGCGAAACCGTTGCCGATACCTTGCTGCCGGTTCAAAATGAGTATCATCGGCTACTGGGGGAAAAGGCGTATCTGGAGCAGATCATGCATGTTCACGCCGAAAAGGCGTCCCAGATTGCCTGGAGAACCCTGTCAAAGGTGCGCAAAAAAGTAGGTTTTGTGACCGTATAA
- a CDS encoding glutamate racemase, which yields MDNNGPIGVVDSGIGGFTVLKALQDRLPNENYLYFGDSMRMPYGERENDELIMLANTIISELENRGVKAVVLACNTLSSLIVELSARVPLFSVIEAGVQETLNWRDRGLVGLIATTATVKNRGYEKELELWTRDVEYIAQGTHTLAKVINDGQGDLKILKNNIREAVEPILLKGIKQGIVIEELLLGCTHFPIVAVTIRQMYPELELINPANGLVRQLTKHLTEFNYFNSRDDIGSTQILTTADYDIFVRMIKELEIDCDSLEMTELHLPSTSTSVSF from the coding sequence ATGGACAACAATGGACCGATTGGGGTTGTTGATTCGGGCATTGGTGGTTTTACAGTATTAAAAGCACTTCAAGACCGACTGCCCAATGAAAATTATCTCTATTTTGGCGATTCAATGCGAATGCCTTATGGTGAGCGGGAAAATGATGAATTAATCATGCTGGCCAATACCATTATCAGTGAGTTGGAAAATAGAGGGGTTAAAGCTGTGGTTTTAGCCTGTAATACGCTTTCTTCTCTGATTGTCGAACTGAGCGCCCGAGTGCCTTTATTCAGTGTCATTGAGGCTGGCGTCCAGGAAACCCTGAACTGGCGGGACCGGGGTTTGGTAGGACTGATTGCCACCACGGCAACGGTTAAAAACCGGGGCTATGAAAAGGAACTGGAGTTGTGGACGCGCGATGTGGAGTACATTGCCCAGGGAACGCATACCTTAGCCAAGGTCATTAACGATGGCCAGGGAGATCTGAAAATATTAAAAAACAATATCCGGGAAGCCGTGGAACCAATTTTACTTAAGGGCATCAAACAAGGAATCGTCATTGAAGAACTGTTGCTGGGGTGCACCCATTTTCCGATTGTGGCGGTGACCATCCGGCAGATGTATCCGGAGCTGGAACTAATTAATCCAGCCAATGGTCTGGTTCGCCAGCTTACCAAGCACCTGACTGAGTTTAACTATTTCAACTCCCGGGACGACATTGGCAGCACCCAAATTCTCACCACTGCCGATTATGATATTTTTGTGCGGATGATTAAAGAGTTGGAGATCGATTGTGATTCTCTGGAAATGACAGAACTACACTTACCATCAACCAGCACATCAGTAAGTTTTTAA
- a CDS encoding xanthine phosphoribosyltransferase, protein MELLEQKIRQEGRVKGQGILKVDSFLNHQLDVALFDEMGKAFAKRFAGEGVNKILTIETSGIAIATCTARYFDYCPVVFGKKYVSLNLDQEIYSSDVYSYTKQQAYKIMVSKKYLRPTDRILIIDDFLANGKAAEALIDLINQAGATLVGVGIAIEKGFQDGGALIRQQGIVLESLAIIDGMSEDEGIVFRDQSGKK, encoded by the coding sequence ATGGAATTATTAGAACAAAAAATTAGACAAGAAGGTCGTGTCAAAGGCCAGGGAATCCTTAAGGTGGATTCATTTTTAAATCACCAGTTGGATGTAGCGTTATTTGATGAAATGGGAAAGGCTTTTGCCAAACGCTTTGCCGGAGAGGGAGTCAACAAAATCCTGACCATCGAGACATCGGGGATTGCCATTGCAACTTGCACGGCCAGATATTTTGACTATTGTCCGGTGGTTTTTGGAAAAAAATATGTGTCACTCAATTTAGATCAGGAAATTTATTCCAGTGATGTATACTCCTATACCAAACAGCAGGCCTATAAAATTATGGTCTCAAAAAAGTATTTAAGGCCGACCGATCGTATTTTAATTATCGACGATTTTTTGGCCAATGGCAAGGCGGCAGAAGCCTTAATTGATTTGATCAATCAAGCCGGTGCTACCTTAGTTGGGGTGGGCATTGCTATCGAAAAAGGATTTCAGGATGGCGGGGCATTGATTCGTCAGCAGGGAATTGTTCTGGAGTCATTGGCAATCATTGATGGTATGAGTGAGGACGAAGGAATCGTATTTCGTGATCAATCGGGAAAGAAGTGA
- the fusA gene encoding elongation factor G gives MKTYPTKNIRNILILGHGGSGKTTLTEALAFNAGAVDRMGKIDEGNTLSDFDPEEKRRKFSISSSIIPLEFGGHKINLIDVPGYFDFIGDAYAALRVADAVIIVVDALSGVQVGTEKAIELLEKANVPAFIVVNKMDRENATFAKVMDELKETFGNKIVPFELPMGEGEAMNGVVNIVDMTGSQRKENRCFDVVITDEMKAELEPYRDMIMESVAQTSEALMDKYFEGEELTRDEIHSGIRKGVIDGELMPVLCTSATLNIGVETLENMLIEYLPSPGEGKFEVGKDPRNKKEIERKCSNNEPFSALVFKTIADPYVGKLSIFKVMSGILDHSVEIYNATQEIKEKANHIYVLRGNKQIEVEKLEAGDIGAFSKLSDTVTGDTLTSVKSPIVYDKIELPKPIIAMAIEPKTKADIDKLATGLHRLVEEDPTMTVSRNKETKQTLVSGLGEMHLEIISQKLKQKFGVDVNLVDMKVPYRETIKKKATAEGKHKKQSGGSGQFGHVWIDFEPGSDPNAPFQFVDKVVGGAVPRNFIPAVEKGLELCMIEGVLAGYPVTGVKATLYDGSYHAVDSDEMSFKMAATAAYRKGMKDAAPVILEPIYHVDITVPEEYMGDIMGDLNKKRGRIMGMDSASGGKQRIMAEAPLAEMFKYATELRSMTQARGEFSMEFVRYEEAPMIISEKVIVAAQKEKE, from the coding sequence ATGAAAACGTATCCAACAAAGAACATCCGTAACATTCTTATACTAGGTCACGGTGGGAGCGGAAAGACAACCTTGACTGAAGCATTGGCATTTAATGCAGGTGCCGTTGATCGTATGGGAAAAATTGACGAGGGAAACACCCTATCGGACTTTGATCCAGAAGAAAAGAGACGAAAGTTTTCAATTTCTTCATCGATTATTCCTTTAGAATTTGGTGGACATAAGATCAATCTTATTGATGTGCCAGGTTATTTTGATTTTATTGGGGACGCCTATGCAGCACTTCGGGTAGCTGATGCCGTAATTATCGTCGTGGATGCATTGTCAGGTGTTCAGGTAGGAACTGAAAAAGCCATTGAGCTATTAGAAAAAGCAAATGTACCAGCATTTATTGTTGTTAATAAAATGGATCGCGAAAATGCGACCTTTGCAAAGGTCATGGACGAATTAAAAGAAACCTTTGGCAATAAGATTGTGCCCTTTGAATTACCAATGGGTGAAGGCGAAGCCATGAATGGTGTTGTTAATATTGTTGACATGACCGGTAGCCAGAGAAAAGAGAATCGCTGTTTTGACGTGGTCATCACAGACGAAATGAAAGCAGAATTAGAACCTTATCGGGATATGATTATGGAATCAGTGGCTCAGACGAGCGAAGCACTGATGGATAAATATTTTGAAGGCGAAGAATTAACCCGGGATGAAATTCATAGTGGTATTCGCAAAGGGGTTATCGATGGTGAGTTGATGCCGGTGTTATGTACCTCAGCAACCCTGAATATCGGGGTTGAAACCCTGGAAAATATGCTCATCGAGTATCTTCCATCACCGGGCGAAGGAAAATTTGAAGTGGGCAAGGACCCCCGGAATAAAAAAGAAATTGAACGGAAATGCAGTAACAATGAACCCTTTTCAGCACTGGTATTCAAAACCATTGCGGACCCATACGTTGGCAAATTGTCAATTTTTAAGGTAATGTCAGGGATTCTCGACCATTCCGTAGAAATATATAATGCTACCCAGGAAATAAAAGAAAAAGCCAATCATATTTACGTACTCAGAGGAAACAAGCAGATTGAGGTTGAGAAACTCGAAGCTGGGGATATCGGCGCCTTTTCTAAATTAAGTGATACGGTTACTGGGGATACCTTAACCAGTGTCAAATCACCGATTGTTTATGATAAAATTGAATTGCCCAAACCAATTATCGCCATGGCCATTGAGCCCAAAACCAAGGCCGATATTGATAAACTGGCCACCGGACTCCATCGACTGGTGGAAGAAGATCCAACGATGACGGTGAGCCGTAATAAAGAAACCAAACAAACGCTGGTCTCTGGTTTGGGAGAAATGCATCTGGAAATTATTTCTCAAAAACTAAAACAGAAGTTTGGCGTTGATGTTAATCTGGTTGATATGAAGGTTCCCTACCGGGAAACCATTAAGAAAAAAGCAACCGCTGAAGGAAAACACAAAAAACAATCCGGTGGCAGCGGCCAGTTTGGTCATGTCTGGATTGATTTTGAGCCAGGAAGCGACCCCAATGCTCCATTCCAGTTTGTTGACAAGGTTGTTGGTGGAGCCGTTCCCAGAAACTTCATCCCAGCCGTTGAAAAGGGTCTGGAATTATGTATGATTGAAGGTGTACTGGCCGGCTATCCGGTCACCGGCGTTAAGGCAACACTCTATGATGGTTCCTACCACGCGGTTGACTCTGATGAGATGTCCTTTAAAATGGCAGCCACAGCAGCTTACCGAAAAGGTATGAAGGACGCGGCACCGGTTATTCTAGAACCCATTTATCATGTTGATATTACCGTACCGGAAGAGTACATGGGCGATATCATGGGTGATTTAAACAAAAAGCGCGGTCGAATTATGGGAATGGATTCAGCTTCAGGTGGAAAACAACGGATTATGGCTGAGGCCCCGCTGGCAGAAATGTTTAAGTATGCCACCGAGCTACGCTCTATGACCCAAGCCAGAGGCGAATTCTCGATGGAGTTTGTCCGCTATGAAGAAGCACCAATGATCATTTCCGAAAAAGTGATTGTCGCAGCTCAAAAAGAAAAAGAATAA
- a CDS encoding SigB/SigF/SigG family RNA polymerase sigma factor, with product MKYERKISKEDVKKLFIEYEQTKDRELRDLLIENYLYIPKILSRKYGHRNGDNEDIFQVACLGLMYAVERFDVSRGYEFDTFATPTIIGEIKRYYRDREWLIRIPRKVQDLNREINQTRTTLEHKLMRSPTISEIAVYLEITEESIIKAMESSNAYYPKSLSMEYESNQDGQEVSLMDLLGNRDSNMENVENIDLLKQKIEALNPVERIIVEQRFFRGKTQKEVAEFINKSQMTVSRIEKKVMKKIKEDL from the coding sequence ATGAAGTATGAGCGAAAAATCAGTAAAGAAGATGTCAAAAAGTTATTTATCGAGTACGAACAAACAAAAGACCGTGAATTAAGAGACTTGCTTATAGAAAATTATCTCTACATCCCTAAAATTCTTTCCCGCAAATATGGGCATCGAAATGGTGATAATGAAGATATTTTTCAGGTTGCCTGTCTCGGTTTAATGTACGCGGTGGAGCGGTTTGATGTCAGCAGAGGTTATGAATTTGATACCTTTGCCACGCCGACGATTATTGGTGAAATAAAGCGTTATTATCGGGATCGCGAATGGCTGATTCGAATTCCAAGGAAGGTTCAGGATCTTAATCGGGAGATTAATCAAACTCGGACAACCCTGGAGCATAAGTTGATGCGTTCACCAACCATTTCTGAAATTGCTGTTTATCTGGAGATCACTGAGGAAAGCATTATCAAAGCGATGGAAAGTAGTAATGCCTATTATCCTAAATCACTATCGATGGAATACGAAAGCAACCAGGATGGGCAGGAGGTCAGCTTGATGGATCTTTTGGGAAACAGGGATAGCAACATGGAAAATGTGGAAAATATTGATCTTCTAAAGCAGAAGATTGAAGCGCTTAATCCGGTTGAACGGATTATAGTAGAACAGCGTTTTTTCCGGGGCAAAACACAAAAAGAAGTGGCAGAATTCATTAATAAGTCTCAGATGACCGTATCGCGAATTGAAAAAAAAGTGATGAAAAAGATAAAAGAGGATCTATGA
- a CDS encoding ATP-binding protein produces the protein MDSIKLTLPTKPEYVSLARLTIASVANTMGFSIGDVEDLKVAVSEACTNALTHSNNPDPSYDLTYVVEHQKLVFTVTDRGVGFEPETVEMPDLNGKQLGGFGLFIIKSLMDRVEIISERGSGTSITMIKNLSTAHEV, from the coding sequence ATGGATAGTATAAAACTGACACTGCCAACCAAACCCGAATATGTCAGCTTGGCACGTCTTACAATTGCATCAGTGGCAAACACGATGGGCTTTTCCATTGGCGATGTGGAAGATCTGAAAGTTGCAGTGTCTGAGGCCTGTACTAATGCACTAACCCACAGCAATAATCCAGACCCAAGCTATGACTTGACCTATGTTGTGGAGCATCAGAAGTTGGTCTTTACGGTAACCGATCGAGGTGTTGGATTTGAACCAGAAACTGTGGAAATGCCAGATCTTAATGGCAAACAATTGGGCGGCTTTGGTTTATTTATCATCAAATCACTAATGGATAGGGTGGAAATTATTAGTGAGCGAGGGTCAGGAACTTCAATTACCATGATTAAGAACCTATCGACGGCCCATGAAGTATGA
- a CDS encoding STAS domain-containing protein codes for MNSNNITEMGKTSMVSIKGEIDIYSIEKFRESIEREIKTKATEIILDCSELSYMDSTGMGVLIELRNKSKEMGQRIIMMNPRPNIKKLLSLTGVDKIIEIVDNPAN; via the coding sequence ATGAATAGCAATAACATAACTGAAATGGGAAAAACAAGTATGGTCAGTATTAAAGGCGAAATCGACATTTATTCCATCGAGAAATTTAGAGAATCAATTGAAAGAGAAATTAAAACAAAGGCAACCGAAATTATTCTGGATTGTTCCGAGTTGTCCTATATGGACAGTACCGGCATGGGCGTTTTAATCGAACTGAGAAACAAGTCCAAAGAAATGGGACAACGGATTATTATGATGAACCCGCGACCCAATATTAAAAAGTTATTATCCCTTACAGGGGTTGATAAAATAATTGAAATTGTGGACAATCCTGCTAACTAA
- a CDS encoding DUF948 domain-containing protein, translated as MITLNFSLWELALLLVGVAFVVGTVYLVKLFKSLAATFDTTTKLMEDNRLALRSIMENADEISKSTAHVVEKSSLMVDEVEVALNTIKHDVIDPVVKAASVLKRGLGIFQTRNRKDKV; from the coding sequence ATGATAACGTTAAATTTTAGCTTGTGGGAATTAGCTCTGTTATTAGTCGGAGTTGCCTTTGTGGTCGGAACGGTATATTTAGTCAAACTTTTTAAAAGTCTGGCAGCAACCTTTGACACAACCACCAAGCTGATGGAAGATAATCGTCTGGCGCTTCGTAGTATTATGGAAAATGCCGATGAAATAAGTAAATCCACAGCGCACGTGGTAGAGAAGTCCAGTCTGATGGTGGATGAGGTTGAAGTTGCGCTAAATACCATTAAACATGATGTCATTGATCCGGTGGTAAAGGCCGCATCGGTATTAAAAAGAGGCTTGGGAATTTTTCAAACCAGAAATAGAAAAGATAAGGTATAG
- a CDS encoding YtxH domain-containing protein, translated as MSSNKLYFVGGLFLGTIIGGTLGVLLAPAAGDETRKKLADGTEEVLGNAYDQAVEYGENLKEQFQDMQEQFTERVNEYKNQIESKIQEIQDEVEQDIADLSDELEALEKEEAELSEEVADKEEA; from the coding sequence ATGAGCAGTAACAAATTATATTTTGTTGGTGGGCTTTTTCTAGGAACCATCATCGGCGGAACCTTGGGTGTATTATTAGCACCAGCAGCAGGCGATGAAACGCGAAAAAAATTGGCTGATGGTACTGAAGAAGTCCTGGGAAATGCCTATGATCAAGCCGTGGAATATGGTGAAAATCTCAAAGAACAATTCCAGGACATGCAAGAACAATTTACAGAACGCGTTAATGAATACAAAAACCAGATCGAAAGCAAAATTCAGGAAATTCAGGACGAAGTTGAACAGGATATTGCTGATTTAAGCGACGAGCTGGAAGCCCTTGAAAAAGAAGAAGCTGAATTGTCAGAAGAAGTTGCTGATAAAGAAGAAGCGTAA
- a CDS encoding HPr family phosphocarrier protein yields MVKKEVTVLNATGLHARPASMFVQTAGKFKSKIFVIKEGNSINAKSIMGIMAGGISQGTTVEIQAEGDDEAEAVDALVQLINDKFGE; encoded by the coding sequence ATGGTAAAAAAAGAAGTGACTGTATTAAATGCAACAGGTTTGCATGCCCGCCCAGCGTCGATGTTTGTTCAAACAGCGGGTAAATTTAAATCAAAGATATTTGTAATTAAAGAGGGAAACTCAATAAATGCCAAAAGTATCATGGGTATTATGGCAGGCGGGATTTCTCAGGGGACAACGGTCGAAATTCAGGCCGAAGGTGATGATGAAGCCGAAGCAGTGGATGCCTTGGTACAATTAATCAACGATAAGTTTGGCGAGTAA
- the ptsP gene encoding phosphoenolpyruvate--protein phosphotransferase, with the protein MFVKEGIIASPGIVIAKALVYEKIQVEVNKSKIEDAEAEIVKFQNALKKSHEQLETIRAKAVSELGAEEGAIFEAHAMVLDDPEFVEGVELEINDNHLSADHAVKIVTDRFYEIFDQMDDPYFRARVADIKDVGTRVLHNILGIVQADLSQLDDDVIIIADDLTPSDTAQMDKKRVMGFATNIGSRTSHTAIMARSLEIPAVLGLGDITETVKSGDLMVVDGLTGKVCVNPTKEQLKSYENEKLKYQNYLKELEELKDLDAVTLDGRKVELVGNIGEPNDVAGVLKNGGVGVGLYRTEFLYMNSEVMPSEEKQFAAYRSVLEAFPDGPVIIRTLDIGGDKKLPYLPMDEELNPFLGLRAIRLCFKEIGLFKIQLRAILRASVYGHAHIMFPMISSITEVRQAKTILLDCMKELDEEQLPYDKAVKVGVMIEIPSAAIAADIISKEVDFFSIGTNDLCQYTLAVDRMNQDVSYLYDPFNPAILRLIKQVTATSKDNFFTGMCGEMAGDPLAAILLLGLGLYEFSMSALSIPQIKKIIRSVRYEDAKKIAQAALDMETGEEIMDFVKDSMKKLNLNI; encoded by the coding sequence ATGTTTGTTAAAGAAGGAATTATTGCATCGCCTGGTATTGTTATTGCCAAGGCACTCGTTTATGAAAAAATTCAGGTGGAAGTTAACAAAAGTAAAATTGAAGACGCCGAGGCTGAAATTGTCAAATTCCAGAATGCGCTAAAGAAAAGTCATGAGCAATTAGAAACCATTCGAGCAAAAGCCGTCAGTGAACTTGGTGCAGAAGAAGGTGCAATTTTTGAAGCCCATGCGATGGTTTTGGATGATCCGGAATTTGTAGAAGGGGTTGAATTAGAAATCAATGACAATCACCTGAGTGCGGATCATGCGGTTAAAATCGTCACGGACCGGTTCTATGAAATATTTGATCAGATGGATGACCCTTATTTCAGAGCCCGGGTTGCTGATATTAAAGATGTAGGGACCCGGGTTCTCCATAATATTCTGGGAATTGTCCAGGCAGATTTGTCCCAACTCGATGACGATGTCATTATCATTGCCGATGATCTGACACCTTCGGATACGGCACAAATGGATAAGAAACGGGTGATGGGTTTTGCGACTAACATCGGTAGCCGAACATCTCATACCGCTATTATGGCCCGTAGTCTCGAAATTCCCGCGGTACTTGGTTTAGGTGACATCACTGAGACCGTTAAAAGCGGGGATTTAATGGTGGTAGATGGTTTGACGGGTAAGGTATGCGTTAATCCAACTAAAGAACAACTAAAATCATATGAAAACGAGAAACTGAAATACCAGAATTATCTAAAAGAATTGGAAGAACTAAAAGACCTGGACGCGGTCACCTTAGACGGTAGAAAAGTTGAACTGGTTGGGAATATTGGTGAACCCAATGACGTGGCTGGCGTTCTGAAGAATGGTGGAGTCGGGGTTGGACTCTATCGAACTGAGTTTTTATACATGAACAGCGAAGTAATGCCCAGTGAAGAAAAACAGTTTGCAGCTTACCGGTCCGTTTTAGAAGCGTTTCCTGATGGGCCGGTAATTATTCGGACGCTGGATATTGGTGGTGACAAAAAATTGCCGTATTTACCAATGGATGAAGAATTAAATCCCTTTTTAGGCTTGCGGGCAATCCGGCTATGTTTCAAAGAAATTGGATTATTCAAAATCCAGCTCCGGGCCATTTTGCGCGCCAGCGTTTATGGACATGCCCATATCATGTTTCCGATGATTTCATCCATTACCGAGGTAAGACAGGCAAAAACGATCCTTTTAGATTGTATGAAGGAACTCGATGAGGAGCAGCTACCCTATGATAAGGCGGTCAAGGTAGGTGTAATGATTGAAATTCCATCGGCTGCCATTGCCGCCGATATTATTTCAAAAGAGGTCGATTTCTTCAGCATTGGCACCAATGATCTCTGCCAGTATACGCTGGCGGTAGACAGAATGAATCAGGACGTGTCCTATCTGTACGATCCGTTTAATCCGGCTATTCTGCGTCTGATTAAACAGGTTACGGCAACATCAAAAGATAACTTTTTCACCGGCATGTGTGGTGAAATGGCCGGCGATCCGTTAGCGGCGATCCTGCTTTTGGGACTGGGCCTTTATGAATTTAGTATGAGTGCACTGTCAATTCCTCAGATAAAAAAAATCATTCGCAGCGTTCGTTATGAAGATGCAAAAAAAATTGCACAAGCTGCACTTGATATGGAAACCGGTGAGGAAATAATGGATTTTGTTAAAGACTCAATGAAAAAATTGAACTTAAATATTTAA
- the recR gene encoding recombination mediator RecR, giving the protein MGYYPKTLERLVQELGKLPGIGEKSAQRLAFHIINLSDEEISSLSEALVLAKTKIVLCQKCFTITDKEICDICENPKRDQQTICVVQNSRDIFAIEKTREYHGLYHVLHGAISPLDGIGPADIKARELLLRIGESDIKEVIMATNATVEGEATAMYLGNLISPLGVKVTRLAKGIPIGADLEYTDEITLIKAFEGRNEI; this is encoded by the coding sequence ATGGGATACTACCCGAAAACCCTTGAGCGGTTAGTTCAGGAGTTGGGAAAACTACCCGGCATCGGAGAAAAATCGGCCCAACGGTTAGCGTTTCACATAATCAATCTCTCAGATGAAGAAATATCAAGCCTATCTGAGGCCTTAGTTTTGGCGAAAACAAAAATCGTATTATGTCAGAAATGTTTTACCATCACGGATAAAGAGATCTGTGATATTTGTGAGAACCCAAAGCGGGATCAGCAAACCATCTGTGTGGTTCAAAATAGTCGTGATATTTTTGCCATTGAGAAAACGCGGGAATACCATGGCCTGTACCATGTTTTGCACGGCGCCATTTCACCACTGGACGGCATTGGACCTGCGGACATCAAAGCCCGGGAACTCTTACTGCGCATTGGTGAAAGCGATATAAAAGAGGTTATCATGGCAACCAATGCGACGGTCGAAGGCGAGGCAACTGCTATGTATCTCGGAAACCTGATTAGTCCTCTCGGGGTGAAGGTTACCCGTTTGGCTAAGGGCATCCCCATTGGTGCTGACCTTGAATATACAGATGAAATAACATTAATTAAAGCCTTTGAAGGAAGAAATGAGATCTAA
- a CDS encoding YbaB/EbfC family nucleoid-associated protein, whose amino-acid sequence MAKRKMPAGMGGGNMNNMMKQVQKMQQDMAKLQEELEEREVEATAGGGAVKVVATGKKNILSIKIDPEVIDEDDIEMLEDLVLAAVNEAIVKAEEMVNSEMGKITGGMNIPGLM is encoded by the coding sequence ATGGCAAAAAGAAAAATGCCGGCCGGAATGGGCGGCGGTAATATGAATAACATGATGAAACAAGTGCAGAAAATGCAACAAGATATGGCAAAATTACAAGAAGAACTGGAAGAACGCGAAGTTGAGGCGACAGCCGGTGGTGGTGCGGTTAAAGTTGTAGCGACTGGTAAAAAAAATATTTTATCGATTAAGATTGATCCTGAAGTAATTGACGAAGACGATATTGAAATGCTTGAAGACCTGGTGTTGGCAGCGGTTAATGAAGCCATTGTTAAAGCAGAGGAGATGGTAAATAGCGAAATGGGAAAAATTACCGGTGGCATGAATATTCCGGGTTTAATGTAG